A genomic segment from Streptomyces sp. NBC_01233 encodes:
- a CDS encoding serine hydrolase → MTSTSLPTGSALPEPHAQGYPAFTPGSTVTDAIDWNPSWAWAAGAVVSDLDELHTWAPALADGRLLTPATQAQRLRTGPVGVPGISYGLGIADVNGRLGHNGELPGYETIAAQLPQQKATLVVLVNSDVDRGGSYSTTIGRAVTQIVTTDHLWSLPSPSQTGENRNGNEGER, encoded by the coding sequence TTGACCAGTACCTCCCTGCCCACCGGCTCGGCCCTGCCCGAACCGCACGCGCAGGGCTACCCGGCCTTCACCCCCGGCAGCACCGTCACCGACGCCATCGACTGGAACCCCTCCTGGGCCTGGGCCGCCGGAGCCGTCGTCTCCGACCTCGACGAACTGCACACCTGGGCCCCGGCGCTGGCGGACGGCCGGCTGCTGACCCCCGCCACGCAGGCGCAGCGGCTGCGCACCGGGCCGGTCGGCGTGCCCGGGATCTCGTACGGCCTCGGCATCGCCGACGTCAACGGCCGGCTCGGGCACAACGGCGAGCTGCCCGGCTACGAGACCATCGCGGCCCAACTGCCGCAGCAGAAGGCCACGCTGGTCGTCCTGGTCAACTCCGACGTCGACCGCGGCGGCTCGTACAGCACCACGATCGGCCGGGCCGTCACGCAGATCGTCACCACGGACCACCTGTGGTCCCTGCCCTCCCCGTCCCAGACCGGCGAGAACCGGAACGGGAACGAGGGCGAGCGCTAG
- a CDS encoding PAS domain-containing protein, which yields MTASGRNETAGDLLAALLDGMDAALCAFDADGVITHWNREAERILGWSAGEAVGRKGFEGWAVRAADAHDVQDRLMAAQHVPGRQVHEFALLTKDGGRVLVRTQSAGVPGADGKPAGVYCAFSEVHAQIDLERSIALSEALMEDASWGVVLVDVDLRPAVVNAHAARAFGTGRTALLGRPLGELLTQGVEELEGALQHVLAEGAPPAPVEMWVSVRTAEGVRRRCWRCGFLRLASPLAEEPVPLGVGWLFQDVTQARQEQLDTAQLRFRSHQLHRAGRAAAECEDPAEAAAVRLDFALAGFAEHALLDVLDPAADPERRRLVRTAASPPVLPGPGSIPVRYAAGHPALQALDRIGSVRTSAPRGEADAEWARARQWPEGAAHVLCTVLRSRGRTLGALTFLRGPTRVAFERADAEYAEEVAARVAADLDLAAGGHPPG from the coding sequence GTGACTGCTTCCGGACGTAACGAGACCGCAGGCGATCTGCTCGCAGCGCTGCTGGACGGGATGGACGCCGCCTTGTGCGCGTTCGACGCCGACGGCGTGATCACCCACTGGAACCGCGAGGCCGAGCGGATCCTCGGCTGGTCCGCCGGCGAGGCCGTGGGGCGCAAGGGGTTCGAGGGGTGGGCAGTGCGGGCCGCCGACGCGCACGACGTGCAGGACAGACTCATGGCCGCCCAGCACGTGCCCGGCCGGCAGGTGCACGAGTTCGCGCTGCTGACCAAGGACGGCGGGCGCGTCCTCGTACGGACGCAGTCCGCCGGGGTGCCGGGCGCGGACGGAAAACCCGCCGGGGTGTACTGCGCCTTCAGCGAGGTGCACGCGCAGATCGACCTGGAGCGGTCCATCGCGCTGAGCGAGGCCCTGATGGAGGACGCCTCGTGGGGCGTCGTCCTCGTCGACGTCGACCTGAGGCCCGCCGTGGTCAACGCGCACGCCGCGCGCGCCTTCGGGACCGGCCGCACCGCCCTGCTCGGGCGCCCGCTCGGGGAGCTGTTGACCCAGGGCGTGGAGGAGCTCGAGGGCGCACTCCAGCACGTGCTCGCCGAGGGAGCGCCGCCCGCGCCGGTGGAGATGTGGGTGTCGGTGCGGACCGCCGAGGGGGTGCGGCGCAGGTGCTGGCGGTGCGGGTTCCTGCGGCTGGCCTCGCCGCTCGCGGAGGAGCCGGTGCCGCTGGGCGTCGGCTGGCTGTTCCAGGACGTCACCCAGGCCCGGCAGGAGCAGCTGGACACCGCGCAGCTGCGGTTCCGGTCGCACCAGCTCCACCGTGCGGGGCGGGCCGCAGCCGAGTGCGAGGACCCGGCCGAGGCGGCCGCCGTACGCCTGGACTTCGCCCTGGCCGGTTTCGCCGAGCACGCACTGCTGGATGTACTGGATCCCGCGGCCGACCCCGAGCGGCGAAGGCTCGTACGGACCGCGGCGTCCCCGCCGGTGCTGCCGGGGCCCGGGTCGATCCCGGTCCGGTACGCGGCCGGGCATCCGGCCCTCCAGGCCCTGGACCGGATCGGCTCGGTGCGCACCAGCGCCCCGCGCGGCGAGGCGGACGCGGAGTGGGCGCGGGCCCGCCAGTGGCCCGAGGGCGCGGCGCACGTGCTGTGCACGGTGCTGCGCAGCCGGGGGCGGACCCTGGGGGCGCTGACGTTCCTGCGCGGGCCCACGCGGGTGGCCTTCGAGCGCGCGGACGCGGAGTACGCGGAGGAGGTCGCGGCTCGGGTGGCCGCCGATCTGGACCTGGCGGCGGGAGGGCACCCGCCGGGCTAG
- a CDS encoding PH domain-containing protein, translating to MSEVMRPREYRVGPRDWRFHAVIIVGAGALCLKLQDAPWSGEVKVLLTSLAVLLTALGVYSLTGRFTTVDDQGITTGSWCRVRRLPWDGIHDIRTVAVPEILSGPRTLTYAYRSDGRRVLLRCVDDEELPVLDLEVAVLRSLLRERRPADWAPDPRAEPYIARQTARTDRTDRFALWLTGWRGVVVAVALVVPVGTGFIGYHILFGGS from the coding sequence ATGTCGGAAGTGATGCGGCCGCGCGAGTACCGGGTGGGACCGCGGGACTGGCGTTTTCACGCCGTGATCATCGTTGGGGCGGGGGCCCTCTGCCTGAAGCTCCAGGACGCGCCCTGGTCCGGTGAGGTCAAGGTGCTGCTCACCAGCCTGGCCGTGCTCCTCACCGCACTCGGCGTGTACAGCCTGACGGGCAGATTCACCACCGTCGACGATCAGGGCATCACCACGGGCAGCTGGTGCCGCGTGCGCCGGCTCCCCTGGGACGGTATCCACGACATCCGCACTGTTGCCGTGCCCGAGATCCTCTCCGGACCCAGGACCCTCACGTACGCCTATCGATCCGACGGCCGGCGCGTCCTCCTGAGGTGCGTGGACGACGAGGAGCTGCCGGTCCTCGACCTGGAAGTCGCCGTGCTTCGGTCCCTCCTGCGGGAGCGGCGCCCGGCCGACTGGGCGCCGGACCCGCGGGCGGAGCCGTACATCGCGCGCCAGACGGCGCGGACGGACCGGACGGATCGTTTCGCCCTGTGGCTGACGGGGTGGCGGGGGGTCGTCGTGGCCGTCGCCCTCGTCGTCCCCGTCGGGACGGGGTTCATCGGCTACCACATCCTCTTCGGCGGCTCCTGA
- a CDS encoding IS701 family transposase yields MESWSEGVAGLHARFGHRFGRSEPRDRALDYMTGLLAPLEKKNGWTLAEQVGQLRPDGVQRLLNHSEWDENAVRDDVRDFVVETIGAKDGVLIGDDTGFLKKGTRSAGVQRQYSGTAGRTENCQIGTFLAYASAKGRALIDRELYVPKSWTDDRDRCRAAGIDDTVPFATKIEHLKWMLQRAIDAAVPFAWVTADEAYGQVKHFRAWLEERQAAYVLATKVNDTVITADGRDARVDELIAALPKQAWKRISAGAGAHGQRIYHWARVAIRPAGEGGSGHWVLARRNLSDPTDIAYYVCYGPVTSRLKDLVRTAGARWAVEECFQTAKGECGLDHYQVRLYRAWYRHITLAMAVLAYLTAIRAAEAAKGAAEMTSKTSYPSASRRSAG; encoded by the coding sequence ATCGAGTCGTGGTCCGAGGGTGTAGCGGGGTTGCATGCCCGGTTCGGGCATCGTTTTGGCAGGTCGGAGCCACGTGATCGGGCTCTGGACTACATGACGGGCCTGCTTGCGCCGCTAGAGAAGAAGAACGGGTGGACGCTGGCCGAGCAGGTCGGCCAGCTCCGCCCGGACGGTGTGCAACGCCTGCTCAACCACTCCGAATGGGACGAGAACGCGGTCCGCGACGATGTCCGGGACTTCGTCGTGGAGACCATCGGCGCCAAGGATGGCGTGCTCATCGGGGACGACACCGGGTTCCTGAAGAAGGGCACCAGGTCAGCAGGGGTCCAGCGGCAGTATTCCGGCACCGCTGGCCGCACCGAGAACTGCCAGATCGGCACCTTCCTCGCCTACGCATCCGCCAAAGGGCGGGCGCTGATCGACCGGGAACTCTACGTCCCGAAGTCCTGGACGGACGACCGCGACCGCTGCCGGGCAGCCGGGATCGACGACACCGTGCCGTTCGCCACGAAGATCGAGCACCTCAAGTGGATGCTGCAACGCGCCATCGACGCGGCTGTTCCCTTCGCCTGGGTGACCGCGGACGAGGCATACGGGCAGGTCAAGCACTTCCGCGCCTGGCTGGAAGAACGCCAGGCCGCGTATGTGCTGGCCACCAAGGTCAACGACACCGTGATCACCGCCGACGGCCGGGACGCCCGCGTCGACGAGCTGATCGCGGCCCTGCCGAAGCAGGCATGGAAGCGGATCTCCGCCGGAGCAGGCGCCCACGGCCAGCGGATCTACCACTGGGCCCGCGTCGCGATCCGGCCCGCCGGGGAGGGCGGATCCGGGCACTGGGTGCTCGCCCGCCGCAACCTGTCCGACCCCACCGACATCGCCTACTACGTCTGCTACGGCCCCGTCACTTCCCGGCTGAAAGACCTGGTCAGGACCGCCGGAGCCAGGTGGGCGGTGGAGGAATGCTTCCAGACCGCGAAGGGTGAATGCGGGCTCGATCACTACCAGGTGCGGCTCTACCGGGCCTGGTACCGGCACATCACCCTGGCCATGGCCGTCCTGGCCTACCTCACGGCCATCCGTGCCGCAGAAGCCGCAAAAGGGGCAGCGGAGATGACGAGCAAGACCTCATACCCCTCAGCGTCCCGGAGATCCGCCGGATGA
- the pdxH gene encoding pyridoxamine 5'-phosphate oxidase translates to MASVTDQDIDPAMMRKQYRSEIVLEETLAEHPMDQFALWFQQAADSHLFEPNAMVVSTATADGRPSSRTVLMKQFDGRGFVFFTNYASRKGRELAENPHAALLFPWHPISRQVIVTGTASRIGRDETAAYFRSRPHGSQLGAWASEQSSVIGSRAELDRRYAELDARYPEGEQVPVPPEWGGLRVVPEEVEFWQGHENRLHDRLRYVLDAGKWRVERLCP, encoded by the coding sequence ATGGCCAGCGTGACCGACCAGGACATTGACCCCGCCATGATGCGCAAGCAGTACCGCTCGGAAATCGTCCTCGAGGAGACCCTCGCCGAGCATCCGATGGACCAGTTCGCCCTGTGGTTCCAGCAGGCCGCGGACTCGCACCTCTTCGAACCGAACGCCATGGTCGTCTCGACGGCCACCGCCGACGGCCGGCCCAGCTCGCGCACGGTGCTGATGAAGCAGTTCGACGGGCGCGGCTTCGTCTTCTTCACCAACTACGCCTCCCGCAAGGGCCGCGAACTCGCCGAGAACCCGCACGCCGCCCTGCTCTTCCCCTGGCACCCCATCTCACGCCAGGTGATCGTCACCGGCACCGCGTCCCGCATCGGCCGCGACGAGACGGCGGCGTACTTCCGCTCCCGCCCGCACGGCTCCCAGCTGGGCGCCTGGGCGAGCGAACAGTCGAGCGTGATCGGCTCCCGCGCGGAACTGGACCGCCGCTACGCCGAGCTCGACGCCCGCTACCCGGAGGGCGAGCAGGTCCCGGTCCCGCCGGAATGGGGAGGCCTGCGCGTGGTCCCCGAAGAGGTGGAGTTCTGGCAGGGCCACGAGAACCGCCTGCACGACCGGCTGCGCTACGTCCTGGACGCGGGCAAGTGGCGCGTCGAGCGGCTCTGTCCGTAG
- a CDS encoding citrate synthase 2 — protein MSDFVPGLEGVVAFETEIAEPDKEGGSLRYRGVDIEDLVGHVSFGNVWGLLVDGAFNPGLPAAEPFPIPVHSGDIRVDVQSALAMLAPVWGLKPLLDIDEQTARDDLARAAVMALSYVAQSARGQGLPMVPQREIDKAESVVERFMIRWRGEPDPRHVKAVDAYWTSAAEHGMNASTFTARVIASTGADVAAALSGAVGAMSGPLHGGAPSRVLGMIEEIERTGDAVAYVKKALDKGERLMGFGHRVYRAEDPRARVLRRTAKELDAPRYEVAAALEKAALEELHARRPDRVLATNVEFWAAIMLDFAEVPAHMFTSMFSCARTAGWSAHILEQKRTGRLVRPSARYTGPGRRNPQEIEGYEDIAATA, from the coding sequence ATGTCCGACTTCGTACCCGGGCTCGAAGGGGTCGTCGCGTTCGAGACCGAGATCGCCGAACCGGATAAGGAAGGCGGTTCCCTCCGCTACCGCGGGGTCGACATCGAGGATCTCGTCGGGCACGTCTCCTTCGGGAACGTCTGGGGCCTCCTGGTCGACGGTGCCTTCAACCCCGGCCTGCCCGCGGCCGAGCCCTTCCCCATCCCGGTCCACTCCGGTGACATCCGCGTCGACGTGCAGTCCGCGCTCGCGATGCTCGCCCCCGTGTGGGGCCTGAAGCCGCTGCTGGACATCGACGAGCAGACCGCCCGCGACGACCTGGCGCGCGCGGCCGTGATGGCGCTGTCGTACGTCGCCCAGTCCGCCCGCGGCCAGGGCCTGCCGATGGTGCCGCAGCGGGAGATCGACAAGGCCGAGTCCGTGGTCGAGCGGTTCATGATCCGCTGGCGGGGCGAGCCGGACCCGCGGCACGTCAAGGCCGTCGACGCGTACTGGACCTCGGCCGCCGAGCACGGCATGAACGCCTCCACCTTCACCGCGCGCGTGATCGCGTCGACCGGCGCGGACGTCGCCGCCGCGCTCTCCGGCGCCGTGGGCGCCATGTCCGGACCGCTGCACGGCGGCGCGCCCTCCCGCGTGCTCGGCATGATCGAGGAGATCGAGCGCACCGGCGACGCCGTGGCGTACGTGAAGAAGGCCCTGGACAAGGGCGAGCGGCTGATGGGCTTCGGACACCGCGTCTACCGCGCCGAGGACCCGCGGGCCCGCGTGCTGCGCCGCACCGCCAAGGAACTCGACGCGCCGCGCTACGAGGTGGCCGCCGCGCTGGAGAAGGCCGCGCTGGAGGAACTGCACGCGCGCCGTCCCGACCGGGTGCTGGCCACCAACGTGGAGTTCTGGGCCGCGATCATGCTGGACTTCGCGGAGGTCCCGGCGCACATGTTCACCTCCATGTTCAGCTGCGCCCGCACCGCCGGCTGGTCGGCGCACATCCTGGAGCAGAAGCGCACGGGCCGCCTGGTGCGGCCGTCGGCCCGCTACACGGGCCCGGGCCGGCGCAACCCGCAGGAGATCGAGGGCTACGAGGACATCGCCGCGACCGCGTAA
- a CDS encoding TetR/AcrR family transcriptional regulator yields MGTVTGAAGPKQARSRVTRRHLLEAAVSCLAEHGWAGSTVSVVAERAGVSRGAAQHHFPTREDLFTAAVEYVAEERSTALRDLFHAGPAARPVVVEALVDLYTGTLFRAALQLWVAASNEEQLRPRVTELEARVGRETHRIAVELLGADESAPGVRETVQGLLDMARGLGLANVLTDDTARRARVVAQWARILDAALA; encoded by the coding sequence ATGGGCACTGTGACCGGCGCGGCCGGCCCCAAGCAGGCGCGCAGCCGCGTCACCCGCCGCCACCTGCTGGAGGCGGCCGTGTCCTGTCTGGCGGAACACGGCTGGGCCGGTTCCACCGTCTCCGTCGTCGCCGAACGGGCCGGCGTCTCGCGCGGCGCCGCCCAGCACCACTTCCCGACCCGCGAGGACCTGTTCACCGCGGCCGTCGAGTACGTCGCAGAGGAGCGGTCCACGGCCCTGCGCGACCTGTTCCACGCGGGCCCGGCCGCCCGCCCCGTCGTGGTGGAGGCGCTGGTGGACCTGTATACGGGCACCCTGTTCCGGGCCGCGCTCCAGCTGTGGGTCGCCGCCTCCAACGAGGAGCAGCTGCGCCCCCGGGTCACCGAACTGGAGGCCCGGGTCGGCCGCGAGACCCACCGCATCGCCGTGGAGCTGCTGGGCGCCGACGAGTCCGCGCCGGGCGTACGGGAGACGGTGCAGGGGCTCCTCGACATGGCCCGCGGCCTGGGCCTGGCCAACGTCCTCACCGACGACACGGCCCGCCGGGCCCGCGTGGTGGCCCAGTGGGCCCGCATCCTCGACGCCGCCCTGGCCTGA
- a CDS encoding enoyl-CoA hydratase family protein, translating into MAPLVPVTTAAGVTTLTLDSPANRNALSAELVAATRAALAAAGADPGVRALVLTHTGNTFCSGADLKSPSAPADFLALLREIAELPKPVLARVTGHVRAGGLGLLGVCDIAAAGPKSTYAFTETHLGLAPAVISMPLLPRLDPRAAARYFLTAEAFDAAEAARIGLLTLHAEDVDEALEPVLAGLRKASPQGLAATKALTAAAVREALQRDGARLTELSGELFASAEAREGITARFERREPSWAL; encoded by the coding sequence ATGGCCCCACTCGTGCCCGTCACAACGGCGGCCGGAGTCACCACCCTCACCCTCGACTCCCCGGCCAACCGCAACGCCCTCTCCGCAGAGCTCGTCGCCGCGACCCGCGCCGCCCTCGCCGCCGCCGGGGCGGACCCAGGGGTCCGGGCCCTGGTCCTCACCCACACCGGCAACACCTTCTGCTCCGGGGCCGACCTCAAGTCCCCCAGCGCCCCCGCCGACTTCCTGGCCCTGCTCCGCGAGATCGCCGAGCTGCCCAAGCCCGTGCTCGCCCGCGTGACCGGCCACGTCCGGGCCGGCGGTCTCGGGCTGCTCGGCGTCTGCGACATCGCCGCCGCCGGGCCGAAGTCCACGTACGCCTTCACCGAGACCCACCTCGGCCTCGCCCCCGCGGTGATCTCCATGCCGCTGCTCCCGCGCCTGGACCCGCGCGCCGCCGCCCGCTACTTCCTCACCGCCGAGGCCTTCGACGCCGCCGAGGCCGCCCGGATCGGGCTGCTCACCCTGCACGCCGAGGACGTGGACGAGGCCCTGGAGCCCGTACTCGCCGGCCTGCGCAAGGCCTCCCCGCAGGGCCTGGCCGCGACCAAGGCGCTGACCGCCGCCGCCGTGCGCGAGGCACTGCAGCGCGACGGCGCCCGTCTGACGGAGCTGTCGGGGGAGCTGTTCGCGTCCGCCGAGGCCCGTGAGGGCATCACCGCCCGCTTCGAGCGCCGGGAACCGTCATGGGCACTGTGA
- a CDS encoding acyl-CoA dehydrogenase family protein, which produces MSSATSTVETEEHQALRTAVAALGQRYGREYLARVAREGGHPDELWADAAKLGYLGVNLPEEYGGGGGGIAELSIVLEELGAAGCPLLMMVVSPAICGTVISRFGTEAQKQAWLPGLADGSRTMAFGITEPDAGSNSHRITTTARRDGDDWILTGRKVFISGVDIADATLIVGRTEDARTGSLKPCLFIVPRDAPGFSRSVIDMELQAAEKQFELVLDEVRLPADALVGDEDAGLLQLFAGLNPERIMTAAFAIGMGRYALAKAVDYAKTRQVWKEPIGAHQAVAHPLAAAHIELELARLMMQKAARLYDAGDDMGAGEAANMAKYAAGEACVRAVDQSVHTLGGNGLTREYGLGSLITASRVARIAPVSREMILNFVSHQTLGLPKSY; this is translated from the coding sequence ATGAGCTCCGCCACCAGCACCGTCGAGACCGAAGAGCACCAGGCCCTGCGCACGGCGGTCGCCGCTCTCGGGCAGCGCTACGGCCGCGAGTACCTCGCCCGCGTCGCCCGCGAAGGCGGCCACCCCGACGAGTTGTGGGCCGACGCCGCGAAGCTCGGCTACCTCGGGGTCAACCTGCCCGAGGAGTACGGCGGCGGAGGCGGCGGCATCGCCGAACTGTCCATCGTCCTGGAGGAACTGGGCGCGGCGGGCTGCCCGCTCCTGATGATGGTCGTCTCGCCCGCCATCTGCGGCACGGTCATCTCCCGCTTCGGCACCGAGGCCCAGAAGCAGGCCTGGCTCCCGGGCCTCGCCGACGGCAGCCGCACCATGGCCTTCGGCATCACCGAACCCGACGCCGGCTCCAACTCCCACCGGATCACCACCACGGCCCGCCGCGACGGCGACGACTGGATCCTCACCGGCCGCAAGGTCTTCATCTCCGGCGTCGACATCGCCGACGCCACCCTGATCGTCGGCCGCACGGAAGACGCCCGGACCGGCAGCCTCAAGCCCTGCCTGTTCATCGTCCCCCGCGACGCCCCCGGTTTCTCCCGCTCCGTCATCGACATGGAACTCCAGGCCGCGGAGAAGCAGTTCGAGCTCGTCCTCGACGAGGTACGGCTGCCCGCCGACGCGCTCGTCGGCGACGAGGACGCGGGCCTGCTCCAGCTGTTCGCCGGACTCAACCCCGAGCGGATCATGACCGCCGCCTTCGCCATCGGGATGGGCCGCTACGCCCTCGCCAAGGCCGTGGACTACGCGAAGACCCGGCAGGTGTGGAAGGAGCCCATCGGCGCGCACCAGGCCGTGGCCCACCCGCTGGCCGCCGCGCACATCGAGCTCGAACTGGCCCGCCTGATGATGCAGAAGGCTGCCCGCCTGTACGACGCGGGGGACGACATGGGGGCGGGGGAGGCGGCGAACATGGCGAAGTACGCGGCGGGGGAGGCCTGCGTCCGCGCGGTGGACCAGTCCGTCCACACCCTCGGCGGCAACGGCCTCACCCGCGAGTACGGGCTCGGCTCCCTCATCACCGCCTCCCGCGTGGCCCGGATCGCCCCGGTCAGCCGCGAGATGATCCTCAACTTCGTCTCCCACCAGACCCTGGGCCTCCCCAAGTCCTACTGA
- a CDS encoding acetyl/propionyl/methylcrotonyl-CoA carboxylase subunit alpha, with amino-acid sequence MTQPISSLLVANRGEIAVRIFRTARALGLSTVAVHSDPDADALHVRDADAAVRLPGAAPADTYLRGDLIIKAALAAGADAVHPGYGFLSENAGFAREVQDSGLTWIGPPPEAIEAMASKTRAKDLMRAAGVPLLDPVDPAAATPADLPLLLKAAAGGGGRGMRVVRDLGSLKEALDGACAEARSAFGDGEVFAEPYIERGRHVEVQILADAHGTVWALGTRDCSLQRRHQKVIEEAPAPGLPQALREKLHSAAVAAARAVSYRGAGTVEFLVTADGRPYFLEMNTRLQVEHPVTEAVFGLDLVALQLRVAEGEALPPSPPEPTGHAVEARLYAEDPAQDWRPQTGALHTLAVPGDVRVDTGFTDGDTVGIHYDPMLAKVIAHAPTRAEAVRALAHALAGARIHGLTTNRELLVRSLRHPEFTAGQLDTGFYERHLDALTQGAPDATHAALAGALAEAAPAPDAPLAARLGGWRNVRSQPQIRRYAVAGAEYEVRYQAGRLVDHPGIRVLAATPALVTLEIEGIRRVFHVKRDANRDDATEIYVDSVLGAHTLTPVPRFPDPQDRTEPGSLLAPMPGTVVRIAEGLAPGSPVTAGQPLLWLEAMKMEHRILAPASGTLTALHAVTGQQVEFGALLAVVQEETLS; translated from the coding sequence ATGACCCAGCCGATCAGCTCCCTGCTCGTCGCCAACCGCGGCGAGATCGCCGTACGGATCTTCCGCACCGCCCGAGCCCTGGGCCTGTCCACCGTCGCCGTCCACTCCGACCCGGACGCCGACGCCCTGCACGTGCGCGACGCCGACGCGGCCGTACGCCTGCCCGGCGCGGCCCCCGCTGACACCTACCTGCGCGGCGACCTGATCATCAAGGCCGCCCTCGCCGCCGGCGCCGACGCCGTCCACCCCGGCTACGGCTTCCTCTCCGAGAACGCCGGCTTCGCCCGCGAGGTCCAGGACTCCGGCCTGACCTGGATCGGCCCGCCGCCCGAGGCCATCGAGGCCATGGCCTCCAAAACCCGGGCCAAGGACCTGATGCGCGCCGCCGGGGTCCCGCTCCTCGACCCCGTCGACCCGGCCGCCGCCACCCCCGCGGACCTGCCCCTGCTCCTGAAGGCCGCGGCCGGCGGCGGCGGACGCGGGATGCGCGTGGTCCGCGACCTCGGCAGCCTCAAGGAGGCCCTCGACGGGGCCTGCGCCGAGGCCCGCTCGGCCTTCGGCGACGGCGAGGTCTTCGCCGAGCCCTACATCGAGCGCGGCCGCCACGTCGAGGTGCAGATCCTCGCCGACGCCCACGGCACCGTCTGGGCGCTCGGCACCCGCGACTGCTCGCTCCAGCGCCGCCACCAGAAGGTCATCGAGGAGGCCCCGGCGCCCGGCCTGCCGCAAGCCCTGCGCGAGAAGCTCCACTCGGCCGCCGTCGCCGCCGCCCGCGCCGTCTCCTACCGGGGCGCCGGCACCGTCGAGTTCCTGGTCACCGCCGACGGACGCCCGTACTTCCTGGAGATGAACACCCGCCTCCAGGTCGAACACCCCGTCACCGAAGCCGTCTTCGGCCTCGACCTCGTCGCCCTCCAGCTGCGCGTCGCCGAGGGCGAGGCCCTGCCCCCGTCGCCGCCGGAGCCCACCGGCCACGCCGTCGAGGCCCGCCTCTACGCCGAGGACCCGGCCCAGGACTGGCGTCCGCAGACCGGCGCCCTGCACACCCTCGCCGTCCCCGGCGACGTCCGCGTGGACACCGGATTCACCGACGGGGACACGGTCGGCATCCACTACGACCCCATGCTCGCCAAGGTCATCGCCCACGCCCCCACCCGCGCCGAGGCCGTACGGGCCCTCGCCCACGCCCTCGCCGGAGCCCGCATCCACGGGCTCACCACCAACCGAGAACTCCTCGTACGGTCCCTGCGCCACCCGGAGTTCACCGCCGGGCAGCTCGACACCGGCTTCTACGAGCGCCACCTCGACGCCCTCACCCAGGGGGCACCGGACGCCACGCATGCGGCCCTCGCCGGCGCCCTCGCCGAGGCGGCTCCCGCCCCGGACGCCCCGCTCGCCGCCCGCCTCGGCGGCTGGCGCAACGTCCGCTCCCAGCCGCAGATCCGCCGCTACGCGGTGGCCGGTGCCGAGTACGAGGTCCGCTACCAGGCCGGCCGGCTCGTCGACCACCCCGGTATCCGGGTCCTGGCCGCCACCCCCGCCCTCGTCACCCTCGAAATCGAGGGAATCCGGCGGGTGTTCCACGTGAAACGCGATGCGAACAGGGACGACGCGACCGAGATCTACGTGGATTCCGTACTCGGTGCCCACACCCTCACCCCCGTCCCCCGCTTCCCCGACCCCCAGGACCGGACCGAACCGGGCTCCCTGCTGGCCCCCATGCCCGGCACCGTCGTCCGCATCGCCGAGGGCCTCGCCCCCGGCAGCCCCGTCACCGCCGGGCAGCCCCTGCTCTGGCTGGAGGCCATGAAGATGGAGCACCGCATCCTCGCTCCCGCCTCCGGCACGCTCACCGCGCTCCACGCCGTCACCGGCCAACAGGTCGAATTCGGTGCCCTGCTCGCCGTAGTCCAGGAGGAAACGCTGTCATGA